The DNA sequence GCGCCAGCGTGCTACTCACTCAAGCCCTTACTGGATCTTCTTGGCCTTTTCGAAGGCTTCGTCGATCGTGCCGACCATGTAGAACGCCTGTTCCGGCAGGTGGTCGCACTCGCCGTCGACGATCATCTTGAAGCCGCGGATCGTTTCCTTCAGCGGCACGTACTTGCCCGGCGAGCCCGTGAACACTTCTGCGACGTGGAACGGCTGCGACAGGAAACGCTGGATCTTACGCGCACGCGCGACCGACAGCTTGTCTTCCGGCGACAGTTCGTCCATGCCCAGAATCGCGATGATGTCGCGCAGTTCCTTGTAGCGCTGCAGCGTTTGCTGAACGCGACGCGTGATCGTGTAGTGCTCTTCGCCGATCACGTTCGGGTCGATCTGGCGCGACGTCGAGTCGAGCGGGTCGACCGCCGGGTAGATACCCAGCGAAGCGATGTCACGCGACAGAACGACGGTTGCGTCCAAGTGACCGAAGGTGGTCGCCGGCGACGGGTCGGTCAAGTCGTCCGCAGGGACGTACACGGCCTGAACCGACGTAATCGAGCCCTTCTTGGTCGACGTGATGCGCTCTTGCAGCTTGCCCATTTCTTCAGCCAGCGTCGGCTGATAGCCCACTGCCGACGGCATACGGCCGAGCAGTGCCGACACTTCGGTACCGGCCAGCGTGAAACGGTAGATGTTGTCGACGAAGAACAGCACGTCGAGGCCTTCGTCACGGAAGTGCTCGGCCATCGTCAGACCGGTCAGCGCGACGCGCAGACGGTTGCCCGGCGGCTCGTTCATCTGGCCGTACACCAGCGCGACCTTGTCGAGAACGTTCGAGTCCTTCATTTCGTGGTAGAAGTCGTTCCCTTCACGGGTACGCTCGCCCACGCCCGCGAACACGGAGTAACCGCCGTGCTCCTTCGCGATGTTGTTGATGAGCTCCATCATGTTGACGGTCTTGCCCACGCCTGCACCACCGAACAGACCGACCTTGCCGCCCTTCGCGAACGGGCAGATCAGGTCGATGACCTTGATACCCGTTTCGAGCAGTTCGGTCGACGGCGACAGCTCGTCGAACGCCGGAGCCTTCTGGTGGATCGAACGCGTATGTTCGCTTTCGATCGGGCCGGCCTCGTCGATCGGACGGCCGAGGACGTCCATGATACGACCGAGGGTCGGCTTGCCGACCGGCACCGAAATCGGCTTGGCCGTGTTCTTCACGGTCAGGCCGCGGCGCAGGCCGTCGGATGCACCCAGACAGATGGTGCGGACCACGCCGTCGCCCAGCTGCTGCTGGACTTCGAGCGTCAGTTCCGAGCCATCGAGAATAAGCGCGTCGTAGATCTTCGGCATGCTGTCGCGCGGGAATTCCACGTCGATAACGGCGCCGATGCACTGTACGATCTTGCCTTCTACCAAAGCAGCAGTACTCATCGCTTTTCCTTTAAATACCTGATTCTTTACTCGCGCAAAGGCGCAGTTGTCGTCCGGGCGCGCGCTTAAACAGCAGCTGCGCCGCCGACGATCTCCGACAGTTCTTTCGTAATCGCGGCCTGGCGGCTCTTGTTGTACACGAGCTGCAGTTCGCTGATCACCGTCTTCGCGTTGTCGGACGCGGCCTTCATCGCGACCATGCGCGCCGATTGCTCGGACGCCATGTTTTCCGCGACGGCCTGGTACACCAGCGCCTCGACGTAACGCACGAGCAGTTCGTCGACAACTGCCTGCGCGTCCGGCTCGTAGATGTAGTCCCACGACGTGGCCGGCGTACCGTCATTGGCGTCGAAGTGGTCCGCCGACAGCGGCAGCAGCTGTTCGATCACGGCTTCCTGCTTCATCGTGTTGACGAAGCGCGTGTACGCGATATAAACGGCCGACAGCTTGCCTTCCGAGTACAGATCGAGCTGCGTCTTCACGGCGCCGATCAGCTTGTCCAGGTGCGGGGTGTCGCCGAGGTGTACGACCTGCGACATCACCTTCGCGCCGAAGCGGTTCAGGAACCCGAGGCCCTTGCTGCCGATTGCGGTAGCTTCGACCTTCTGGCCCCGCTCTTCGAGCTCCTTGAACTTCTGCACCGTCGCACGCAGCACGTTGGTGTTCAGACCGCCGCAAAGACCCTTGTCCGTCGTGACGAGGATGATGCCGGCCGTCTTCGCGCCGTCGTTCGCCACCATGAACGGGTGGCGGTACTCCGGGTTCGCACGGCTCATGTGCGCGGCGATGGCACGGACCTTGTCCGCGTACGGACGAGCGGCGCGCATGCGTTCCTGCGCGCGGCGCATCTTCGATGCGGCCACCATCTCCATCGCCTTCGTGATCTTGCGCGTGTTTTGCACGCTCTTGATCTTGCCGCGAATTTCCTTCATTCCAGCCATAGCTTGCTCCTTGACCGGAGCGGCGCGGGCGCCTCAGCACCCGCGCTGCCCCGTTGTGTCACTCGCGGATCAATAGGCACCCGACTTCTTGAAGGATTCGATCGCCGCGCGCAGCGCGCCTTCGTCGTCCTTCGAGAGGTCCTTGGTGTCTTCGATGCGCTTGATGAGGTCAGCGTGGCTGGTCTTCAGGTTGTCGCGCAGGCCCTTCTCGAACGACAGCACTTGCTTGACGTCGAGATCGTCGAGGTAGCCGTTGTTCGCGGCGTACAGCGACACGGCCAGTTCCCACACCTGCAGCGGCTGGTACTGCGGCTGCTTCAGCAGTTCCGTCACGCGGCGGCCGCGCTCGAGCTGCTTGCGGGTCGCTTCGTCGAGGTCCGATGCGAACTGCGCGAATGCGGCCAGTTCACGGTACTGCGCGAGGTCGGTACGGATACCGCCCGACAGCTTCTTCACGACCTTCGTCTGAGCGGCACCACCGACGCGCGACACCGACACGCCGGCGTTGATTGCCGGGCGGATGCCTGCGTTGAACAGGTCGGTTTCCAGGAAGATCTGGCCGTCGGTGATCGAGATCACGTTCGTCGGAACGAACGCGGTCACGTCGCCGGCTTGCGTTTCGATGACCGGCAGTGCCGTCAGCGAGCCGCTCTTGCCCTTCACTTCGCCGTTCGTGAACTTCTCGACGTACTCTTCCGACACGCGAGCCGCACGCTCGAGCAGACGCGAGTGCAGATAGAACACGTCGCCCGGGTACGCTTCACGGCCCGGCGGGCGGCGCAGCAGCAGCGAGATCTGACGGTATGCCCATGCCTGCTTGGTCAAGTCGTCATAGATGATCAGCGCGTCTTGACCGCGGTCGCGGAAGTATTCGCCCATCGTGCAGCCGGCGTACGGTGCCAGGTACTGCATCGCGGCCGAATCCGACGCCGAAGCGGCGACGACGATCGTGTATTCCATCGCGCCCGTTTCTTCGAGCTTGCGAACCACGTTCATGATCGACGAAGCCTTCTGGCCGATCGCGACGTAGATACAGATCAGGTCCTTGCCCTTCTGGTTGATGATCGCGTCGAGCGCCACCGCGGTCTTGCCGCACTGACGGTCGCCGATGATCAGCTCACGCTGGCCACGGCCGATCGGCACCATCGCGTCGATCGACTTGATGCCCGTCTGCACCGGCTGCGACACCGACTTACGCCAGATCACGCCCGGGGCGATCTTTTCGATCGCGTCGGTCAGCTTGGCGTTGACCGGGCCCTTGCCGTCGATCGGGTTGCCGAGCGCATCGACCACGCGGCCGACGAGTTCCGGACCAACCGGCACTTCCAGGATGCGGCCCGTCGTCTTGACGACGTCGCCTTCCGAGATGTGTTCGTATTCGCCGAGAATCACCGCGCCGACCGAGTCGCGCTCGAGGTTCAGCGCGAGGCCGAACGTGTTGCCCGGGAACTCGAGCATTTCGCCCTGCATCACGTCGGACAGGCCGTGGATGCGCACGATACCGTCGGTCACGGAGATCACGGTGCCCTGGTTGCGAACGTCTGCGCTCGCTTCAAGGCCCTGGATCCGGCTCTTGATCAGCTCGCTGATCTCAGAGGGATTGAGTTGCATTATTCGCTCCTGATAGTCAATTCTGTTGCGTGCCGGCGTGGCGCTCAGGCGGTCAACGCAGCCTGCATCGATGCGAGGCGCGCGCGAACCGAGGTGTCGAGCACTTCGTCGCCGACCGTCACGCGCACGCCGCCGATCAGCGACGAATCGACTTCGACCGTCGGTTTCAGCTTGCGCTTGAACTTGCGTTCGAGGCCCGAGACGAGACTGTCGAGCTCCGCGCCTTCCAGCGGGAACGCGCTCACGATCTCGGCGTCGGCTGCACCTTCACGTTCGTTCTTGAGCGCCTCGAACTGCTCGGCGATTTCCGGCAGCAGCGCGATGCGATGATTGTCGACCAGCATCTGCACGAAGTTCTTCGCTTCGGCGCCAGCCGCGAGCGGCGACTTCACCGCAACAAGCAGCAGCTCGGCTACTTGCTTGCGGGTCACCTTCGGGCTCGACGCGACCGACAGCACTTCCGGCAGATGCGCAACCTGGGCCAGCTCTTGCACGAGCGTGGACCAGGCGGCGATGTCACCGCCCTCGGCCACGCGGAACAGCGCTTCTGCGTAAGGGCGGGCGATGGTTGCAAGTTCGGCCATGATCAGAGCTCGGCTTTCAGTTGATTCAGCAGTTGGGCGTGGGCCGTTTGATCGACTTCGCGCTTCAGGATCTGCTCGGCGCCCTTCACGGCCAGCGCGGCAACTTCGCCACGCAGCGTTTCGCGCGCCTTCACGATTTGCTGTTCTGCTTCCGCTTTCGCCTGGGCGACGATGCGGGCGGCTTCAGCCTGGGCGTTGGCCTTGATTTCCTCGGCGACCGCCTGGGCACGCTTTTCGGCGTCGGCGATGCGCTGCTGGCCGTCGTTACGGGCCTGCGCGAGTTCCTGGTCCACGCGCTTGTGCGCTGCGTCGAGTTCCGCCTTGCCCTTTTCCGCGGCGGCGAGGCCGTCGGCGATCTTCTTCGAACGTTCGTCGAGGGCGTTGATCAACGGCGGCCACACGAATTTCATCGTGAACCACGCGAGGACCAGGAACACGACCATTTGCGCAAACAGAGTTGCGTTGAGATTCACGGTGTTTCCTTATCTGCTATTCCGGAAAAATGAAACGGTAAGGCGCTCATCGAGTTGCATTCGATCAGCGCCCCAAGTCTCCGTTCCGCCCTGCGCCGGCTCACGCCGTGCGCATATTTCCGAGGAACCTTAGCCTGCGAGCTTCGACAGGAGCGGGTTCGCGAACGCGAACAGCATTGCGACACCAACACCGATCAGGAATGCAGCGTCGATCAGGCCGGCCAGCAGGAACATCTTGGTTTGCAGCGGGTTGATGAGTTCCGGCTGACGTGCGCAGGCTTCGATGTACTTGCCACCCATCAGCGCGATACCGATACAGGCGCCGATTGCACCCAGGCCGATGATGATGCCGATACCGATGGCGGTCAGACCCTGGATGTTGGCGATGTAAGCTTGCATGATCACTCCTTTGAGAAAAGACTTGGAACTTAGATTTAAAAAACTAAAACGGAAACTCTTGTTTGCACGTCGCGCTTAGTGCTTGTCGTGCGCCTGGCCGAGATACACCAGCGTCAGCATCATGAAAATGAATGCCTGCAACAGAACAATCAGGATGTGGAAGATTGCCCAGACGCTGCCCGCGATCACGTGACCAACGAAGCCGAGGAACGTTGCGTCGCCACCGAAGCTCCACATGCTGCCGAGCAGGGCGATCAACAGGAACAACAGCTCACCTGCGTACATGTTGCCGAACAGCCGCATGCCGAGGGAGACGGTCTTCGCGACGTATTCGACGATGTTCAGCGCAAGGTTCGGGATCCACAGCAGCGGGTGGCCGCCGAACGGCGCCGACAGCAGCTCATGCACGAAACCGCCGGCGCCCTTGATCTTGATGCTGTAGTAGATCATCAGGACGAACACGCCGAGCGCGATGCCGAGCGTGCCGTTCAGGTCGGCCGTCGGGACGATGCGGTGGTGGGAAATCACGTCCGACAGACCGAGCAGGGCGATCACGCGGCCCGGCAGGTCGACCGGCAGGAAGTCGAGGGAGTTCATCAGCGCGACCCACACGAACACGGTGAGCGCGAGCGGAGCGATGAACGTGCGATTGCCATGGACGATGGCCTTCGATTGATCTTCGACCATCTCGACGAGCATTTCGATCGCGCACTGGAAACGGCCCGGCACGCCCGACGTCGCCTTGCGGGCGGCCAGACGCAACACGACGATCGTCACGATCCCGCACACGATCGACCAGAACAGCGTGTCGATGTTCCAGACGTGGATGTCGAAAATCGACGTCTGATGCGAGGTGGAAAAGTTCTGCAAGTGGTGCGCAATGTACTCGGACGGATCCGGACCGCGCGTGCCTTCGCTAGCTGCCATATCGTTAATGCCACCCAAATTGTCGAAAATCGTTTCCCCCGTTTCCGCAATACGCTATTGCGGGAACGGGCCGGTGCGGTTCCTGTCGAAAACCGCACGCTGCTTGTTGCTTACCGCCAGGCCAGCGCGATCCAGTACGTCTTCAGCACGACGAGGTAGGTGACGAGGAGCGCCGGCCAGTGCACGCCGGCATAGCCGTACGCCACTGCGGCGAACATTCCGATCGTCACGCCGAGCTTCAGGGCTTCGCCCATCACCCAGCTCATCACGGTGGCCGAGCCACCTGCCTTCAGTCGTGCCACGAACAACGCGCTTGGCACCCAGCCGATCGCCCCGCCCAGAAACGCGGATTGCGCAGCGGCGCCCGGCGACTTCGAAAACAGCCACCACGCCAGCGTTGCAACCAGGGACAAGACCACCTGCGCGATCACCACCTTGTAGGGAGTGACGCGCGGCGGCTTGCTCACGTTCGGACCGAACAACCTCTCGGCTTCCGTCCGCGTGAGCGGAACGATGTTGTCATCTTGCTGCTCGGCATCCCAGT is a window from the Burkholderia vietnamiensis LMG 10929 genome containing:
- a CDS encoding ATP synthase subunit I yields the protein MAGQAPNDRHDGPRAQRTASAAGERRESDGGDWDAEQQDDNIVPLTRTEAERLFGPNVSKPPRVTPYKVVIAQVVLSLVATLAWWLFSKSPGAAAQSAFLGGAIGWVPSALFVARLKAGGSATVMSWVMGEALKLGVTIGMFAAVAYGYAGVHWPALLVTYLVVLKTYWIALAWR
- the atpD gene encoding F0F1 ATP synthase subunit beta, whose protein sequence is MSTAALVEGKIVQCIGAVIDVEFPRDSMPKIYDALILDGSELTLEVQQQLGDGVVRTICLGASDGLRRGLTVKNTAKPISVPVGKPTLGRIMDVLGRPIDEAGPIESEHTRSIHQKAPAFDELSPSTELLETGIKVIDLICPFAKGGKVGLFGGAGVGKTVNMMELINNIAKEHGGYSVFAGVGERTREGNDFYHEMKDSNVLDKVALVYGQMNEPPGNRLRVALTGLTMAEHFRDEGLDVLFFVDNIYRFTLAGTEVSALLGRMPSAVGYQPTLAEEMGKLQERITSTKKGSITSVQAVYVPADDLTDPSPATTFGHLDATVVLSRDIASLGIYPAVDPLDSTSRQIDPNVIGEEHYTITRRVQQTLQRYKELRDIIAILGMDELSPEDKLSVARARKIQRFLSQPFHVAEVFTGSPGKYVPLKETIRGFKMIVDGECDHLPEQAFYMVGTIDEAFEKAKKIQ
- the atpB gene encoding F0F1 ATP synthase subunit A, which encodes MAASEGTRGPDPSEYIAHHLQNFSTSHQTSIFDIHVWNIDTLFWSIVCGIVTIVVLRLAARKATSGVPGRFQCAIEMLVEMVEDQSKAIVHGNRTFIAPLALTVFVWVALMNSLDFLPVDLPGRVIALLGLSDVISHHRIVPTADLNGTLGIALGVFVLMIYYSIKIKGAGGFVHELLSAPFGGHPLLWIPNLALNIVEYVAKTVSLGMRLFGNMYAGELLFLLIALLGSMWSFGGDATFLGFVGHVIAGSVWAIFHILIVLLQAFIFMMLTLVYLGQAHDKH
- the atpG gene encoding F0F1 ATP synthase subunit gamma yields the protein MAGMKEIRGKIKSVQNTRKITKAMEMVAASKMRRAQERMRAARPYADKVRAIAAHMSRANPEYRHPFMVANDGAKTAGIILVTTDKGLCGGLNTNVLRATVQKFKELEERGQKVEATAIGSKGLGFLNRFGAKVMSQVVHLGDTPHLDKLIGAVKTQLDLYSEGKLSAVYIAYTRFVNTMKQEAVIEQLLPLSADHFDANDGTPATSWDYIYEPDAQAVVDELLVRYVEALVYQAVAENMASEQSARMVAMKAASDNAKTVISELQLVYNKSRQAAITKELSEIVGGAAAV
- the atpE gene encoding F0F1 ATP synthase subunit C, yielding MQAYIANIQGLTAIGIGIIIGLGAIGACIGIALMGGKYIEACARQPELINPLQTKMFLLAGLIDAAFLIGVGVAMLFAFANPLLSKLAG
- a CDS encoding F0F1 ATP synthase subunit B translates to MNLNATLFAQMVVFLVLAWFTMKFVWPPLINALDERSKKIADGLAAAEKGKAELDAAHKRVDQELAQARNDGQQRIADAEKRAQAVAEEIKANAQAEAARIVAQAKAEAEQQIVKARETLRGEVAALAVKGAEQILKREVDQTAHAQLLNQLKAEL
- the atpA gene encoding F0F1 ATP synthase subunit alpha codes for the protein MQLNPSEISELIKSRIQGLEASADVRNQGTVISVTDGIVRIHGLSDVMQGEMLEFPGNTFGLALNLERDSVGAVILGEYEHISEGDVVKTTGRILEVPVGPELVGRVVDALGNPIDGKGPVNAKLTDAIEKIAPGVIWRKSVSQPVQTGIKSIDAMVPIGRGQRELIIGDRQCGKTAVALDAIINQKGKDLICIYVAIGQKASSIMNVVRKLEETGAMEYTIVVAASASDSAAMQYLAPYAGCTMGEYFRDRGQDALIIYDDLTKQAWAYRQISLLLRRPPGREAYPGDVFYLHSRLLERAARVSEEYVEKFTNGEVKGKSGSLTALPVIETQAGDVTAFVPTNVISITDGQIFLETDLFNAGIRPAINAGVSVSRVGGAAQTKVVKKLSGGIRTDLAQYRELAAFAQFASDLDEATRKQLERGRRVTELLKQPQYQPLQVWELAVSLYAANNGYLDDLDVKQVLSFEKGLRDNLKTSHADLIKRIEDTKDLSKDDEGALRAAIESFKKSGAY
- a CDS encoding F0F1 ATP synthase subunit delta, coding for MAELATIARPYAEALFRVAEGGDIAAWSTLVQELAQVAHLPEVLSVASSPKVTRKQVAELLLVAVKSPLAAGAEAKNFVQMLVDNHRIALLPEIAEQFEALKNEREGAADAEIVSAFPLEGAELDSLVSGLERKFKRKLKPTVEVDSSLIGGVRVTVGDEVLDTSVRARLASMQAALTA